In a single window of the Streptomyces cinnabarinus genome:
- a CDS encoding TOBE domain-containing protein yields the protein MQSYTIGQAARLLGVSPDTARRWADAGRVATRRDETGRRLVDGKDLAAFSVELAKSGGVEGDTSYTSVRNAFPGIVTAIKLGDVAAQVEIQAGPHRLVSLLTREAVEELGLEVGMEATARVKSTNVHIDRT from the coding sequence ATGCAGTCCTACACAATCGGCCAGGCCGCACGGCTCCTCGGGGTAAGTCCGGACACCGCACGGCGATGGGCGGACGCCGGACGCGTGGCGACACGCCGGGACGAGACCGGGCGACGGCTCGTCGACGGGAAGGATCTGGCCGCGTTCTCCGTGGAGCTGGCCAAGAGTGGCGGGGTCGAGGGGGACACCTCGTACACGTCCGTCCGCAACGCCTTCCCCGGCATCGTGACCGCGATCAAGCTCGGCGACGTGGCGGCCCAGGTGGAGATCCAGGCCGGCCCGCACCGGCTGGTGTCCCTGCTGACCAGGGAGGCCGTGGAGGAGCTGGGCCTGGAGGTCGGCATGGAGGCGACGGCCCGGGTGAAGTCGACAAACGTACACATCGACCGCACCTGA
- the modA gene encoding molybdate ABC transporter substrate-binding protein has translation MRTRGSTTVSTRTVSRTRRPVRVAALGAATLLALSACSSSDDSSSAASDSSASDKGKLSGTVTVFAAASLKESFEKLGKQFEQENPGTKVVFSFGGSDSLAASITGGAPADVFASASPKTMKIVTDAGDASGTPATFVRNQLEIATLPGNPDEIASLKDLTKSSLKVVLCDEEVPCGAAAQKALEASDLKLTPVSYEQDVKAALTKVELKEADAAVVYKTDVKAAGDKVEGVDFPESADAINDYPIALLKDAQNTDAAKAFITLVQSAEGQRVLTEAGFLKP, from the coding sequence ATGAGGACCAGAGGGAGTACAACCGTGTCGACCCGTACCGTGAGCCGGACCCGCCGCCCCGTGCGAGTGGCCGCTCTGGGAGCCGCCACCCTGCTGGCCTTGAGCGCCTGCTCCTCGTCCGACGACTCCTCGTCGGCGGCGTCCGACTCCTCCGCCTCCGACAAGGGCAAGCTCTCCGGCACGGTGACCGTGTTCGCCGCCGCCTCCTTGAAGGAGAGCTTCGAGAAGCTGGGCAAGCAGTTCGAGCAGGAGAACCCGGGCACGAAGGTCGTCTTCAGCTTCGGTGGCAGCGACTCGCTGGCCGCGAGCATCACCGGGGGCGCCCCGGCGGATGTCTTCGCCTCCGCCAGCCCCAAGACGATGAAGATCGTCACGGATGCCGGGGACGCCTCGGGGACGCCCGCGACGTTCGTACGCAACCAGCTGGAGATCGCCACCCTGCCGGGCAACCCGGACGAGATCGCCTCCCTGAAGGACCTCACGAAGTCCTCCCTGAAGGTCGTGCTCTGCGACGAGGAAGTGCCCTGCGGCGCCGCCGCGCAGAAGGCCCTGGAAGCCAGTGACCTCAAGCTCACGCCGGTCTCCTACGAGCAGGACGTCAAGGCCGCGCTGACCAAGGTCGAGCTCAAGGAGGCGGACGCCGCGGTCGTCTACAAGACCGATGTGAAGGCCGCCGGTGACAAGGTGGAGGGCGTGGACTTCCCCGAGTCGGCCGACGCCATCAACGACTACCCGATCGCCCTGCTCAAGGACGCGCAGAACACCGACGCCGCCAAGGCGTTCATCACCCTCGTCCAGTCCGCGGAAGGGCAGCGAGTCCTGACCGAGGCCGGATTCCTCAAGCCGTGA